From Quercus lobata isolate SW786 chromosome 11, ValleyOak3.0 Primary Assembly, whole genome shotgun sequence:
TCCATGACAGGTCTATATTTGTTACATGCTCCAAATTTCCGACCTCTAATGGTAGATGACCACTTAAAGAATTTGAGGACATGTTTATTTGCAGTATATCTTTAAGACTCCAAAAAGATGAGGGTATGGAAGTCAACTTGTTGGAATCCAAGTACAACTTTTGAAGTTTGGAAAGACCTCCCCAACATGTTGGTATTGGTCCAAAAAACTCattatgatttaaaaataattctgcCAAGTTTCTTAAAAGACAAATACCATTTGGGATGAATCCTTGCAATCTATTGTGTTGAAGATACAAACCTTGGAGCTTTCTCATTCCTCCAACTGTAGTTGGAATATGTCCAACCAATTCATTGTCTTGTAAGTGTAAGGCCATCAAGTTGCTTAAATTAGCAATCCCTGTAGGAATTGTGCCTTTTATGTTGCAATTAAACATTACAAATTCTTCAAGAGAAGTAGAGAAATTTCCCATGGAAATTGGAAGGGTGCCATTCAATGGATTATCTGCTAGCACTatagttgtcaaatttttgcAGTTTGCCAAAGATGAAAGAAAACTTAATTCTAGAGTTGACGAATCTCTAGTTAAATAATTGTTGACGAAGTTGAGTCTCTCCAGATGCCTTAAGTTTCCCAAAGTATTAGGAATAGAGCCAAAGAAATTGTTTGCACCCAATTCAAGTTCAGTGAGCATAGAAGCATTTGAGATAGAACTGGGGATTATTCCCTCTAGTTCATTACCCCATAGGTAAAGTACCTTAAGATTTGGAAGCCAATTGCCTATACTTGATGGAAGATGGCCTGAGAGCTGGTTCATGTATAGACTAATGACTTCAATCCTTGAGCAATTGAAAATTGCATTTGGGATGATACCAGTTAAGCTGTTATTGGCTAAAGTTACTTCCATTAGATTTCTAAGATTCCCATTCTCGAGGGGTACTTCACCTGccacaatatgtcaaacaaaTTGAATCCTTGttgaccgaaaaaaaaaaaatcataacttttggATTTACTTTAAAACATAACAATTAACGAATAAGTGCCTTTAACAggttcaaaaaactaaaaattaaggGTACGTCTTGTAATATGGAAAGATAGAAATCAGTTTAGGCTTGTTAAGCCTTTATTCAATTCGTTTGTCCAAGCTTGTTCTACACTAGTATTCTTGTTTACAGGAATCACCATAAACAGGCATATTAGTTTGTAAGAAATTTATAGTGATTAGTAAGACATGTAATGATGTAATATAGAGCATTTGCtctttacaaaaaagaaaaagaaagaaagaaagaaaagacaatggTGATGAACATGGAAATTTTTACTTATCTAATATCTGTGGTCTTTATTAAAACCCATTGTAGCTTGTGTACACACAATTCACCATACTTATTCGCAATCCTGGTTTactatacttttatttattttttctttttttaacaaaagagAAAGTCTCATGTACATGACCCACAGATCCTACAGATGAAACTCACTTTTATGTCAAAAGAGAGCATAATATAACAAATACACAGAATAATTTATCCTAATGGAAGTTGGAGCAGAGGGAAGTAGTATTTAAATTGAATTGGTTATCATGGTACCTGTAAAGTTGTTATCATCCAAGTGAATTATCTCAAGGGAAGTACAGTTTCCCAAACTTCTTGGTATCCTCcctacaaaatttcaaaatatatcatACAAGTGATCAAGAGCTAGTAGACTTAGTTTGACTAGTGATAGATTATGAGCTTTTATTTAGAaactaaaacaattaattttatcccattaaaaaaaagaaaaaaaatgctatgttcacaacattttcacaagaAATCATAAGTGGTGGGTTGTTATGAGTGggcaaaaaagaaatttaagttgtagattcaaattagaactaatatcAACCtatcacctatgatttgttgtataaagtgaaacattttataaataataaaatatgtggtTAGAATTTATTTCTAGTGCTCCTTAAAAACTGTTCATTCTCTATACATCTTAAATGGCTTAAAAATGAAGTGGATATAAGtaaatggaccgaagtggaccaaatgaACTAAAGTAGACcaaaaaggactaaaataaacTGAATTGGATCAAATTGGACCGAAATAGAACAAAATGAACCAAATTGACTGAAATGTTACGCTAATGTGACTCAATAGAAGTGTAACAATAATAATTGATATGCTtcagtttttatatattaaatagatgtataaaagatgattttatagatcaaaagtaaataacttattttttttttgttggaaaaagTAACAGTTGATTGAATTGAAATTTGGCTTACCTATTAATAAATCTTAATATAGAGAAGAAGTAATCCAATGGTATgcttcaaaatattaattcaataaaaaaaaaacttattagaTGTCGTGACATTGTTTAAAGTCACACAATATGTAACTTGATTAAATAGAGAAATCACTTTCCTTTAGTTTCTTCTCATTACTTTCTCATCTCTTTACTTTCTATTAAATCAAATGCAATTGCAAACCATTTATGCTtgtcttataaaaaattaaggaaaataaaataaattctaaaaatctttttttttttttttttttagtttctttcaATTTGTTTAAGAGGAAATTTTCTAAAACCTCAAGCGGTAGTACAACAATCAAGTAGGAACTAGACCTTAAAAAAACGAAGTTAGTATTTGGAATCTCCCCTACCCTCCCTCTTTGGAcccaaaattcattattttaaaaaaaaaattttaaattttgaagtcCTCTTaaataagaacataaagaaaattaccaaaagtTGACTTAACTAAATCAGCTAAAGAGTTGTCAAGGGTCGTGTGTCTTAATGGACTCTTGACAGAGATATCTAAAGTTTAAAACCTCTCACCTctaactaacaaaaaaataataataaataaataaataaaaaactacaaaGTTGAAGGAAAATATTGTTGCCAAACAAGCACAAACTCCTTGAAGAAGCATTTGGAAGTTGCTATTTCTGATTTATTTGTTTCTCCAATAAACAGATAAAAAGGATGATAGTGCTTTTTCCATCCTTACTTTTCTCTATTCCGTGGACCACATGGACAGAGACAAGAGGTGGGTGGGGGTAGTGCACTAGCAATGAGTACTGAGTAGTGACTGAATTATTTTGAGGCATAGGGTATAGGAGAGAGACAACAATAATTTAGTACTCACTAGTGCActaatagtgttttttttattgtttggtgAACAGTGCACTAATAGTGTGTTTCATAGTGCGTCTCACTctcacataattaaaaaaaaattccttcgtAGTGTGTTTCATAATCATGTGAGattcttttttagttataaatatATGCATTAATGTGTTGCTAAACCCTTTAGCTCGAACTCTCTCCCTCTAAACCTTCAAGGCATTTTGTGTAAAAAGagtgttctttttcttttttttttggggtgaacCGTGTGATATTTACGCGCTATGAAAAGAATTACAAGATACTGGGTATATAAACGTACGATATTTACACGCTATTAAAGGAATTATACATATATCTAATACGTTAGATATTCTCagagaaaaataacaaaatgataaacattaattaaaataaaataatttaagatAAAAAGTTGTctgcaaaattataaacattaattaaaataaaataatttaagatAAAAAGTTGTTGAAGATAGTGGAGGAAAATGAAATCCAACCTGAAAGATTGTTTTCGCCGAGATGAAGTACTTTCAGTGACGATATGTTGCCTAGAGATTCTGGAATACTACCTTCAAAACTGTTTGTATAAGCATACAGCACTTGAAGTTTAGGTAAGAACCCAAGCCATGATGGTAACATTCCAGAAAAGTTGTTCAATCCAAAGCTGACAACTTCCAAGTGAGCCAAATAAGCCAACTCGTTGGGCAGAGAGccatgaaaattgttgtttctgaAGGATAAATGGGAGAGGAATGATAGGTTTCCCACTTGTGGAGCAATGGTTCCTGTAAGACCCATGTGAGAAAGGTTCAAGGCAGTGACTCTATGGTGTTTGGAACCACAAGTGATCCCAATCCAGTTGCAAACAGATGTAGAGGAAGACCAATTGCTTGCTAAGATATTGTAAGGGTCATCGGTGATATGGGCTTTGAGAGCAAGGACAGCTGATTGGTCTGTGGTGATGTTGGTTTTTACTGTCACAGCTAAGCTAGCCATAAAATAGTGCAACAGCAACAAcacaaaaagtaagaaaaaggcAGGAATCTCCATGAGTTTCTATCTGTAAGTAGGTTGAGATGTGAGGCTAGCTATTGTACCAAGCAAGTGTGGTTAAAGATGTTAATTTATACAAATGGAGAAATCAGCTTTTGTTGAGTTacatagaaaaagaagatgatgaCTAAACAGTCAACTGTTTGTAGTCTTTATCTAAAGACTAAAAGGTCAATGTTCACACTTCTAATGTTCACACTTCATACACACTGGACAATAACTGTGAATAAAGTGCGGATATTTCCCAAACGTAAAAGCAAaatgcttttgttttgtctttcaGCTTGTTTCAAGCGGGAGgggttaaaaacataaatatcaGGATTAGTGATCATGCACTGTTTGGAGGGATCAATTgagaaccaaaaaataaaaaagattgtttctcaaaaaaaaccaaaaagataaTTAAAGCATACTTTCACACTCATTTACATCTACTATTTCACACAAATATTTACAATTGATACATAAATATCTTCATTTTCACACATAAAAGTGGATAAGAAAAAATAGATGAACATAGTGAACATGCGAGAATAAAAAACCATGGGTTAATAGATTATAGTAAAGATACACTAACGTTCAATTATTAGATGCATTATTGCTTGTGGTGAGAACTaagggtgtgcatgggtcggatTGAGGGGATTTTTcgactcaacccaacccaacccaacccacatggatcAGGTTGGATTAGGTTGAATCCATGgattggacaatttttttcgttactattattattaaattgagttatatatatatatatatctcacctACCacctgagttgataaacaaaatattcatGAACTAGTATTCCAActcaattataaacaaaatatatccaactgagttgataaacaaataTACATGAGTTAGTATCCCAATTCAGTTATAAACAAATAGAAGTAGATGGAGTGGGAGAGTGGGAATGGGAGgtggtagagagagaaataagattATTAGGGTTTGCGAGGCAATTAAGTTTTATATAGGAAAAgctaaatagagaaaaaaattattaattatataatatatattaaatatatataatttaaatttaaatatataggtGAGTTGGATTGGGTTAGGTGGGTTTGTGATTGTTATGACCcgaactcaacccaacccactattaaaaaaattttcataacccaacccaacccccTAACCCCTAAAAACGAATCCAACCTAGTGAGTTAGATTGGGTTGAGTCGGTTTTGGTGGGTTGGTGGGTTAGCTGCACACTCCTAATGacaacatcatatatatatggcttctcacaaatattaatatgaattgtattgtataattttataattaaaaaagagagagttaaTATTGTATGATAATATTGCATAAGTGCAgatcacaaaaaacaaattgaatacGTATAGGACACAAAAACCAAGGGCGgagccaaccaaaaaaaaaagaaaaaaggttgtAGTAAATTTTCACTTTCTAACTAATTTTCATGTTTTGTCATAAGTTATTTTCCGGTGTTTCCAATATAGATCTTTAGCGTTCATTTCCCCCTTTCCCTCAACAACCATTgcattatcttaaaaaaaattcaatcttaaATATATTAAGTAATTTATGTGGTTAAAATGGTCATGGGGAGGatcttttgcttcctttttttttatgttgctGTTTAGCTTAATGCATCATTTGTTGAGGATGTTATTCGGAAACTATATTGCTCTATATAATATACATTCTTagtataaaatacaaaaataatctcgaaggtttgggctaataccaggtattacaattttttcttaaaaatatccAATTTGCTCCCTAATCACAAACATCATTTAACACCATTTAATAATCCCCCTACTTCTCTTGCTTCTTTCTCCAATTGTGGTTAATATTTATCTACCGTTAGTTACACAAACACTCCCTCAAGTATATAATTGCCATAATGTTGTCACTAGAACATCAATGcattcaaaataataagttattgaaattAAGGGAGCAAAGGATTTGGAGAAATAATAGTTTGGGAAGGTAATGGCTTGAGGACACTCCAAAATGAAGGGTTAACAAATATAAGGACACCAATTGATTTAAAAGCTTATGCAAATGAGTTTGAGC
This genomic window contains:
- the LOC115967589 gene encoding probable LRR receptor-like serine/threonine-protein kinase At3g47570, with the translated sequence MEIPAFFLLFVLLLLHYFMASLAVTVKTNITTDQSAVLALKAHITDDPYNILASNWSSSTSVCNWIGITCGSKHHRVTALNLSHMGLTGTIAPQVGNLSFLSHLSFRNNNFHGSLPNELAYLAHLEVVSFGLNNFSGMLPSWLGFLPKLQVLYAYTNSFEGSIPESLGNISSLKVLHLGENNLSGRIPRSLGNCTSLEIIHLDDNNFTGEVPLENGNLRNLMEVTLANNSLTGIIPNAIFNCSRIEVISLYMNQLSGHLPSSIGNWLPNLKVLYLWGNELEGIIPSSISNASMLTELELGANNFFGSIPNTLGNLRHLERLNFVNNYLTRDSSTLELSFLSSLANCKNLTTIVLADNPLNGTLPISMGNFSTSLEEFVMFNCNIKGTIPTGIANLSNLMALHLQDNELVGHIPTTVGGMRKLQGLYLQHNRLQGFIPNGICLLRNLAELFLNHNEFFGPIPTCWGGLSKLQKLYLDSNKLTSIPSSFWSLKDILQINMSSNSLSGHLPLEVGNLEHVTNIDLSWNLLSGDIPTIRGLESLANLSLAHNKFQGPIPQSFDKLISIEHLDLSDNNLSGEIPKSLMELKFLKYFNVSFNRLQGEIPYKGVIAQFSAQSFMGNEALCGPPKLQVPPCEKSNVGQSKTATTVVVRYILPAMIATILGSILVFFLMRSQKKQVKQKGEEDLLPPPRWRKITHLELERATDGFSESNLVGKGNLGSVYKGTLSDDTCVAVKVFNLKIEEGFKSFEIECDVLCRIHHQNLVKIIGSCSSTNFKALVLEYMPKGSLKKWLYSPNHFLDMLERLNVMINVASSLEYLHHGCPLPVVHCDLKPSNILLNKDMVAHVSDFGISKLLGEEDSMTQTMTLATIGYMAPEYGSQGTISTRGDVYSYGILLMETFTRKNPTDEMFAGEMNLKRWVKQSLPHLVITIIDANLLKRGEEHFNAKLDCMLSIMRLAMDCSTEAPEKRINMRDVITTLKNIKSKFLKDVEED